Proteins encoded by one window of Companilactobacillus ginsenosidimutans:
- a CDS encoding Asp23/Gls24 family envelope stress response protein: MAITINTKHGQIDISNSTVSSIVGGAASDIYGIVGMASKNQLRDGMNTILNREDFSRGVVIHQEDDKLAVDVYIIVGYGIKISEVAKNLKEKVKYNLETMLGTPAGTVNVYVQGIKVLDDIK; this comes from the coding sequence ATGGCAATTACAATTAATACAAAGCATGGTCAAATCGATATTTCGAATAGTACGGTCTCATCGATTGTCGGAGGTGCTGCTTCAGATATCTATGGAATAGTAGGTATGGCAAGCAAGAATCAACTACGTGATGGTATGAATACTATTTTAAACCGAGAAGACTTTTCACGCGGAGTTGTTATTCATCAAGAGGATGATAAGCTTGCCGTTGATGTCTATATAATTGTTGGATATGGTATTAAAATATCAGAAGTTGCAAAGAACTTAAAAGAAAAAGTTAAATATAATTTAGAAACAATGCTTGGAACACCAGCTGGCACTGTGAATGTTTATGTACAAGGAATTAAAGTTTTAGACGATATTAAATAG
- a CDS encoding DAK2 domain-containing protein codes for MTIDTITKKEFSDMIRVAAHRLEKNAKFVNSLNVFPVPDGDTGTNMSLTVQSGFKSVNESEADTVGRLGKALAKGLLMGARGNSGVITSQLFRGFSKSIEAKDDLTAADLAKAFDDGVKTAYKAVMKPVEGTILTVAKYGANSAMDATKSSEDVAVIMQAAVKGAKVGLAKTPSLLPVLKEVGVVDSGGQGLVFIYEGFLEALTGEVSSESEEYTPDEGEMDEMVNATHHQSVQGQFTNEDIKNGYCTEMMVELGQNPTSDETFDNDTMRDYLDTIGDSLIVVSDDEVVKVHVHTNYPRKVWEEGRKFGSLVKVKIDNMRIQHETIVDGDETAPAATAVATKSSEPVDYAVIAVSSGEGLSDLYKSLGVTNIISGGQTMNPSTNDIVDAINSSNAKRAIVLPNNGNIVMAAKQAAGLVDIPVAIVPTKTISQGMTAMLSFNPEADIDENQENMEDSLDTVKSGQVTQAIRNTSIDGLEITKGHFMGIVDGKIEVDDKDIVKTTEEMLDKMIDEDSEVITILVGKDGNDQDAQTISDYLSDKYEDLETEIHQGDQPVYPYLVAVE; via the coding sequence TTGACTATAGATACAATTACCAAGAAAGAATTTTCTGACATGATCCGTGTTGCGGCTCATCGACTAGAAAAAAATGCTAAATTTGTTAACTCACTAAATGTTTTCCCTGTTCCTGACGGAGATACAGGTACAAATATGAGCTTAACCGTTCAGAGTGGTTTTAAATCAGTTAATGAATCAGAAGCTGATACTGTTGGTCGACTTGGAAAAGCTTTAGCAAAAGGTTTGTTAATGGGAGCTCGTGGTAACTCAGGTGTTATCACTTCACAATTATTCAGAGGATTCTCAAAAAGTATAGAAGCCAAAGATGATTTGACTGCTGCTGATTTGGCAAAAGCCTTTGATGACGGTGTTAAGACTGCTTATAAAGCAGTTATGAAGCCAGTTGAAGGGACAATTTTAACAGTTGCAAAGTATGGTGCAAATTCTGCAATGGATGCTACTAAATCATCTGAAGATGTTGCAGTCATCATGCAAGCTGCTGTAAAGGGTGCAAAAGTTGGTCTTGCTAAGACACCTTCACTTTTGCCTGTCCTAAAAGAAGTTGGCGTTGTTGATTCTGGTGGACAAGGACTTGTGTTTATTTACGAGGGATTCCTTGAAGCCTTAACTGGTGAAGTTTCATCTGAGAGCGAAGAATATACTCCTGATGAAGGTGAAATGGATGAAATGGTTAATGCCACTCATCATCAATCTGTTCAAGGTCAATTTACTAACGAAGATATTAAAAATGGATATTGTACCGAAATGATGGTTGAACTTGGTCAAAATCCTACATCTGACGAAACTTTTGACAATGACACTATGAGAGACTATTTGGATACAATTGGTGATTCATTAATTGTTGTTTCTGACGATGAAGTTGTTAAGGTTCATGTTCACACCAATTACCCTAGAAAAGTTTGGGAAGAGGGACGTAAGTTCGGATCACTTGTTAAAGTAAAAATTGATAATATGAGAATTCAACACGAAACAATTGTTGATGGTGATGAAACCGCTCCTGCAGCTACTGCGGTTGCAACTAAGAGTAGTGAACCTGTTGACTATGCAGTTATCGCAGTTTCATCAGGTGAAGGATTGTCAGATTTATACAAGAGTTTGGGTGTAACTAATATTATTAGTGGTGGTCAAACAATGAATCCTTCTACTAACGACATTGTTGATGCAATTAATTCTTCAAATGCTAAACGTGCCATCGTGTTGCCAAATAACGGTAATATTGTCATGGCAGCGAAGCAAGCAGCCGGATTAGTTGATATTCCGGTAGCAATTGTTCCTACAAAGACAATTTCTCAAGGTATGACAGCTATGCTTTCGTTCAATCCAGAAGCTGATATTGATGAAAATCAAGAAAACATGGAAGATTCACTTGATACCGTTAAGAGTGGACAAGTAACTCAAGCAATTCGTAACACTTCAATCGACGGTTTAGAAATTACTAAGGGACATTTCATGGGAATAGTTGATGGTAAAATCGAAGTCGATGATAAAGATATTGTTAAAACTACTGAAGAAATGCTTGATAAGATGATTGATGAAGATAGTGAAGTTATCACTATTCTCGTTGGTAAAGATGGTAATGACCAAGATGCTCAAACAATTTCAGATTACTTATCAGATAAGTATGAAGATCTTGAAACGGAAATACATCAAGGTGACCAACCTGTTTACCCATATTTAGTTGCTGTTGAATAA
- a CDS encoding Stp1/IreP family PP2C-type Ser/Thr phosphatase codes for MDYALLTDVGKLRENNQDYVNVFKNQNGVIFGIVADGMGGHRGGDVASDMAVSHLGHTFEETRIADADDLREWVLKEISKENDRIISVSNQFDDLNGMGTTMVGVFFTKDQMIVVNVGDSRCYIYRGGKLEQLSVDHSLVHELVETGQISPEEAENHPQKNIITQTLGVSQTVQPRIKNFDLFEDAIVLLCSDGLTNMVSEASIADVLSRDISLDAKCHILIDKANEAGGRDNITALLFAPEDGGKK; via the coding sequence ATGGATTATGCATTGCTGACAGATGTCGGAAAACTTAGGGAAAATAACCAAGACTATGTGAATGTTTTTAAAAATCAAAATGGTGTGATTTTTGGAATTGTTGCCGATGGAATGGGTGGCCATCGAGGTGGGGACGTTGCCTCAGATATGGCAGTTTCTCATTTGGGACACACCTTTGAAGAAACAAGGATTGCCGATGCTGATGACTTACGTGAGTGGGTCTTAAAAGAAATAAGCAAAGAAAATGACCGAATCATTTCCGTTTCAAATCAATTTGATGATTTGAATGGGATGGGTACAACTATGGTTGGTGTCTTTTTTACCAAGGATCAAATGATAGTTGTAAATGTTGGTGACTCTCGTTGTTATATTTATCGTGGAGGCAAACTGGAACAATTAAGTGTGGATCATTCACTTGTTCACGAATTGGTGGAAACTGGACAAATTAGTCCGGAGGAAGCTGAAAACCATCCTCAAAAAAATATCATTACTCAAACATTAGGGGTTTCTCAAACCGTGCAACCACGGATCAAGAATTTCGACTTGTTTGAGGATGCAATCGTATTACTCTGTTCTGATGGATTAACAAATATGGTTAGCGAAGCAAGCATAGCTGATGTACTATCTCGCGATATTAGCTTAGATGCAAAATGTCATATTTTAATTGACAAAGCTAATGAAGCAGGTGGTCGTGACAATATCACTGCGCTACTTTTTGCTCCGGAAGACGGAGGTAAAAAGTAG
- a CDS encoding thiamine diphosphokinase gives MKRVNILLGGPTSEYPNELLNNASIIPGKWVGADRGNLYLISHGIMPEIAIGDFDSINQKEQKLLKKNIPDFRKYPPEKDDTDAQLTILAAHEKFNPEQYYVYGATGGRIDHFLANLYLPFDSRFKDFYDKMYFKSATNTIRFFRPGNYTVYHESGMKYVAFVHLGPVANLNIVDAKYTLKNFNATHAISWASNEFVEDTIDFNFESGIIAVIQSRDKRSTKKD, from the coding sequence ATGAAGAGAGTAAATATCCTATTAGGAGGCCCTACCAGCGAGTATCCCAACGAATTACTAAACAATGCATCAATTATACCCGGTAAGTGGGTGGGCGCTGACAGAGGTAATTTATACTTAATTTCACATGGCATTATGCCAGAGATTGCAATCGGTGATTTCGATTCAATTAATCAAAAGGAACAAAAGCTTTTAAAAAAGAACATTCCTGATTTTAGAAAGTATCCTCCTGAAAAGGATGATACCGATGCCCAATTAACAATTTTAGCGGCACATGAAAAATTTAATCCTGAACAATATTATGTTTATGGCGCAACAGGTGGTCGGATAGACCATTTCTTAGCAAATTTATATTTGCCATTTGATAGTCGTTTTAAAGATTTCTATGACAAGATGTATTTCAAGTCAGCCACTAACACGATTCGCTTTTTCAGACCTGGTAATTACACTGTTTACCATGAAAGTGGGATGAAGTATGTAGCATTCGTTCATCTTGGTCCAGTGGCCAATTTGAATATTGTAGATGCGAAATATACTTTGAAAAATTTCAATGCCACACATGCGATTAGTTGGGCCTCAAATGAATTTGTAGAGGACACAATAGATTTTAACTTTGAAAGTGGCATTATTGCCGTCATTCAAAGTCGAGATAAGCGAAGCACAAAAAAAGACTAA
- the pknB gene encoding Stk1 family PASTA domain-containing Ser/Thr kinase encodes MDKGYLVGNRYEIIRTLGEGGMANVYLANDTKTNEKVAVKALRYDLQDDESVKRRFEREAKATGTLSHPNIVNVLDVCNDNGNQYIIIEYVHGPNLKKYIRDNFPIPYHEVVSIMEQICSAVAEAHAHGIIHRDLKPENILVDDSKHPIQVKVSDFGIALALSDRSITRTNSLLGSVHYMSPEQIRGGSATELSDIYALGIILFELLAKTVPFKGDTAVAVAMKHSQEEIPDLQKIDPNIPQSLENVVLKATAKDAKQRYQSVKDMYQDLKTVLLPERANEPKFVPNPMAGNDLDATRVMTPIHPDKTQQRSKEPVKKNHKPRNIIIGSIIAAIALFFMIFMIVKGNQETTVPDLSNLTLKQAKVMLKGSNLQVGNVSKENDDDVEAGHVIRSIPNKGLKLKNNADVNLVVSIGATYYKMPNLVGKQYDDVQDNLDKRGFKVKLKYSANNNYTTGTILKQSIAVGDRVIAKKKTLTLTLAKPQTAKKKVTRVRDLTGYNLKSIQDYAKEIDVTLDVSYAYSDSIDEGILISQNPSANSVINNGATLSVTMSKGSDPSDNSKDNDSNNNNSNSGTKTVTRNITIPYSNDGTGSPNKVTIYLGDANHNISSPYRTMSISQDTPVTLSFNVKDGQTGNYTVESNNSTILSGSVSG; translated from the coding sequence ATGGATAAAGGTTACCTAGTTGGAAATCGTTATGAGATTATTCGAACTCTTGGTGAAGGTGGAATGGCCAATGTTTATTTGGCGAATGACACTAAGACAAACGAGAAGGTAGCCGTTAAAGCTTTACGTTATGATTTACAAGATGATGAATCAGTTAAAAGAAGATTTGAACGTGAGGCAAAGGCTACTGGGACTCTGTCACATCCTAATATCGTTAATGTCTTGGACGTTTGTAATGATAATGGTAATCAGTACATTATTATTGAGTACGTTCATGGACCCAATTTAAAAAAATATATTCGTGACAATTTTCCGATTCCATATCATGAAGTCGTTTCAATCATGGAACAAATCTGTTCTGCGGTTGCCGAGGCTCATGCTCATGGAATTATTCACAGAGATTTAAAACCAGAAAATATTTTGGTTGATGATTCAAAGCATCCAATTCAAGTTAAAGTATCTGACTTTGGTATTGCACTTGCCTTAAGTGATCGTTCTATTACTAGGACCAATTCGCTGCTGGGTTCAGTACACTATATGTCGCCCGAGCAAATTCGTGGGGGTTCAGCAACTGAACTTTCCGATATTTATGCGTTGGGAATTATTTTATTTGAATTGTTAGCTAAAACTGTACCGTTTAAGGGTGATACCGCTGTAGCTGTTGCAATGAAGCATTCTCAAGAGGAGATTCCGGATTTACAAAAAATAGATCCCAATATTCCTCAATCCTTAGAAAATGTTGTTTTAAAAGCAACAGCAAAGGATGCGAAACAACGTTATCAGTCCGTAAAGGATATGTATCAAGACCTTAAAACTGTTCTGCTTCCAGAAAGAGCCAATGAGCCTAAATTTGTACCTAATCCAATGGCTGGCAACGATTTGGATGCAACACGTGTAATGACACCAATTCATCCAGATAAGACTCAACAACGCTCTAAAGAGCCGGTGAAGAAGAATCATAAACCCCGCAACATAATCATTGGATCGATTATTGCCGCCATAGCCCTGTTCTTTATGATTTTTATGATAGTTAAAGGGAATCAAGAGACAACCGTTCCAGATCTGAGTAATTTGACACTCAAGCAAGCTAAAGTAATGTTAAAGGGTTCAAATTTACAAGTAGGAAATGTTTCTAAAGAAAATGATGATGATGTTGAAGCGGGGCATGTTATTAGATCTATTCCAAACAAGGGATTAAAGCTAAAAAATAATGCTGATGTCAATTTAGTTGTTAGTATAGGGGCAACGTACTATAAGATGCCAAACTTGGTTGGGAAACAATATGATGATGTTCAAGACAATCTTGATAAGCGTGGATTTAAGGTGAAACTTAAATATTCAGCAAATAATAATTACACAACCGGAACAATTTTGAAACAAAGCATTGCTGTTGGTGATCGTGTCATTGCCAAGAAGAAGACCTTGACGTTGACACTGGCAAAACCACAAACAGCGAAGAAGAAAGTTACTCGTGTAAGAGATTTAACTGGTTATAACTTGAAGAGTATCCAAGATTATGCCAAAGAAATTGATGTGACACTTGATGTTTCATACGCTTATTCTGATTCTATTGATGAAGGTATTTTGATTAGTCAAAACCCTTCTGCAAATAGTGTGATTAATAACGGTGCAACACTTTCAGTCACAATGTCAAAAGGTTCGGATCCTTCGGACAATTCGAAGGACAATGATTCAAATAATAATAATAGTAATTCAGGTACCAAAACCGTAACAAGAAATATTACAATTCCATATTCAAATGATGGCACTGGGTCTCCGAATAAAGTAACCATTTATCTCGGGGATGCAAACCATAATATTTCGTCACCTTACAGAACTATGAGTATTTCTCAAGACACACCAGTAACATTGAGTTTTAACGTCAAAGATGGACAGACAGGGAACTACACTGTTGAAAGCAATAATTCAACAATCTTAAGTGGTTCAGTTAGTGGGTAG
- the rsmB gene encoding 16S rRNA (cytosine(967)-C(5))-methyltransferase RsmB, translating to MNNSRALAVEVLIRVLKNGAYSNIEINNVLKRSDLSDADSRLMTNIVYGVLQHKYVLEYQLKPYIKDKQVDQWVEILLMTAIYQMQYLDKVPEHAIFNESVEIAKANGKNDGVGNFVNAVLRNYQRHGFQDMPKGNSTHSLSLRYSMPEWLVDLLIKQQGVNKTVKVLESINQASDISIRVNTNKATVDEVSEKLSKQGFEMHPSKISEVGLICRHGNLVDTEEFRDGLFTIQDESSMMVAPAMDLQPNDEVLDSCAAPGGKTTHIASFLKDGSVTALDIHKPKTRLIQENSHRMGYQDIIKTKALDARKAKDAFEPDSFDKILVDAPCSGLGLIRRKPELRYFRKPEDLLDLQKIQLQILNSLTDLVKPNGTIVFSTCTFDAEENEDVVMKFLQDNDNFEVVPVKHDSRLDKNVHDGILKLLPDDYFTDGFFVAAFRRKK from the coding sequence ATGAATAATTCCCGCGCGTTAGCCGTAGAAGTTTTAATTAGAGTATTAAAAAATGGAGCCTATTCCAACATTGAAATAAATAATGTTTTGAAACGTTCGGATCTGTCAGATGCAGATTCACGTCTAATGACAAATATTGTTTATGGAGTTTTACAACATAAATATGTTTTGGAATATCAACTCAAACCTTATATTAAGGACAAACAAGTTGATCAATGGGTTGAAATTTTATTAATGACGGCCATTTATCAAATGCAATATTTGGATAAGGTTCCTGAACATGCCATTTTCAATGAATCTGTTGAAATTGCCAAAGCTAATGGAAAAAATGATGGTGTGGGAAACTTTGTAAATGCTGTTTTAAGAAATTATCAGCGTCATGGTTTCCAAGATATGCCAAAGGGTAATTCTACGCATTCATTGAGCTTAAGATACAGTATGCCTGAGTGGTTGGTAGACTTGTTGATCAAACAACAAGGTGTAAACAAAACTGTTAAGGTTTTGGAATCAATTAATCAAGCTTCAGATATATCGATCCGAGTAAATACTAATAAGGCGACAGTGGATGAAGTTTCAGAAAAACTTTCCAAACAAGGTTTTGAAATGCACCCTAGTAAAATTTCTGAAGTGGGTCTAATTTGTCGTCATGGAAATTTAGTTGATACCGAAGAATTTAGAGATGGACTATTTACTATTCAGGATGAAAGTTCAATGATGGTCGCACCAGCAATGGACCTACAACCTAACGATGAAGTTCTTGATAGTTGTGCTGCTCCTGGTGGTAAGACTACTCATATTGCCAGTTTTTTGAAGGACGGTTCAGTTACAGCATTAGATATTCATAAACCTAAGACTAGATTGATTCAAGAAAATAGCCATAGGATGGGTTATCAAGATATAATCAAGACAAAGGCATTAGATGCTCGAAAAGCAAAAGATGCTTTTGAGCCTGATAGTTTTGACAAGATTCTGGTTGATGCTCCTTGTTCAGGACTAGGTTTAATTAGACGTAAACCTGAACTTAGATATTTCAGAAAGCCAGAGGATCTTCTGGACCTTCAAAAAATTCAATTGCAAATTCTCAACAGTCTGACTGATTTGGTGAAACCAAATGGAACGATTGTATTTAGTACTTGTACATTTGATGCTGAAGAAAATGAAGATGTTGTAATGAAATTTTTACAAGATAATGATAATTTTGAAGTTGTACCAGTTAAACACGATTCTAGATTGGATAAAAATGTCCATGATGGAATTCTAAAATTATTGCCAGACGATTATTTCACAGACGGATTTTTCGTTGCCGCCTTTAGAAGAAAAAAATAA
- the fmt gene encoding methionyl-tRNA formyltransferase — protein MTSVIFLGTPEFSATVLKGLLAADYDVAAVVTQPDKPVGRKQKLQESPVKVLARDQNIEVYQPAKLPGSDEIEVLKKIHADLIITAAYGQFLPNSFLESAKVAAINVHGSLLPKYRGGAPIQWSLLNGDKETGISIMYMIKGMDAGDVISQATLQIEPDDDNGSLFEKLAVVGRDLLLETIPNILSNDINPLKQDESKVVFSPNISKEQEHLDFSQSAEQIFNHIRALSPEPGAWVNIDGKRTKLYKSSVVKLDNDVKPGTVVEVTRKKLVIAAGDGNGLSILKIQPAGKKIMDVANYLNGIGKNLTEGQTVVDINE, from the coding sequence ATGACAAGTGTTATTTTTCTAGGTACACCCGAGTTCTCTGCAACAGTTTTGAAAGGTTTATTAGCAGCTGATTATGATGTCGCTGCGGTAGTAACTCAACCAGACAAACCTGTGGGTAGAAAGCAAAAATTGCAAGAGAGTCCAGTTAAAGTTTTAGCAAGGGATCAGAATATTGAAGTTTATCAACCTGCAAAACTTCCAGGTAGTGATGAGATTGAAGTATTGAAAAAAATTCATGCTGATTTAATCATCACCGCTGCATATGGGCAATTTCTGCCAAATTCATTTTTAGAATCAGCTAAGGTTGCCGCGATTAATGTACACGGATCATTACTTCCTAAGTATCGTGGAGGAGCACCAATCCAATGGTCACTTCTTAATGGTGATAAAGAGACTGGTATTTCAATTATGTATATGATTAAAGGCATGGATGCAGGGGATGTTATCAGTCAAGCAACTCTCCAAATTGAACCAGATGATGATAATGGATCACTTTTTGAAAAATTAGCTGTCGTTGGTCGTGATTTATTACTTGAAACTATTCCTAATATTTTGAGTAATGATATTAATCCGTTGAAACAGGATGAATCAAAAGTTGTCTTTTCACCAAATATAAGTAAAGAACAAGAGCATCTTGATTTTAGTCAATCCGCTGAACAAATTTTTAATCATATTCGAGCTCTCAGTCCAGAACCTGGTGCATGGGTAAATATTGATGGTAAGCGCACAAAGCTTTACAAGAGCTCTGTAGTTAAACTTGATAATGATGTAAAGCCTGGGACTGTTGTAGAGGTAACACGTAAAAAACTTGTTATTGCCGCTGGTGATGGAAACGGATTATCAATTTTGAAAATTCAACCTGCCGGTAAAAAAATTATGGATGTCGCCAATTACTTAAATGGAATTGGTAAAAATTTAACAGAAGGACAAACAGTGGTCGACATTAATGAATAA
- the rsgA gene encoding ribosome small subunit-dependent GTPase A, translating to MKHGRIIKSISGFYDVIDNESEKLVRTRARGNFRKRGIKPIVGDMVAYDDSGDLGYILELLPRNNSLVRPPIANVDQAIVVTSAVEPKFSSNLLDKILVNIEHNDIEPLIYLTKTDMIDEDAYAKISEQLEGYYEADYVIFDDKDNYNPQQVQRLQEHFADKVTVFTGQSGAGKSTLLNHIDPELAIATAAISQTLNRGKHTTRQVSLFEISGGLVADTPGFSSLELIDIDKDELPTLFPEFVKYSSECQFRGCRHVNEPGCKVKEMVDSGKIMKSRYDNYLYFLNEINSYKKRY from the coding sequence ATCAAACACGGAAGAATTATTAAATCAATAAGTGGTTTCTATGACGTTATTGATAATGAAAGTGAAAAATTAGTTCGTACAAGAGCAAGAGGTAATTTCAGAAAACGGGGCATTAAGCCGATTGTTGGAGACATGGTTGCCTATGATGATAGTGGTGATTTGGGCTACATCTTGGAACTTTTGCCTAGAAATAACAGTTTGGTGAGACCACCAATTGCAAATGTCGATCAAGCAATCGTCGTGACGTCTGCTGTTGAGCCAAAGTTTTCAAGTAATTTACTTGATAAAATCTTAGTGAATATTGAGCACAATGATATCGAACCATTAATTTATCTCACTAAAACGGACATGATTGATGAAGATGCTTATGCGAAAATAAGTGAGCAGTTGGAAGGATACTATGAAGCTGACTATGTCATTTTTGATGACAAAGACAACTACAATCCACAACAAGTTCAAAGATTACAAGAGCACTTTGCGGATAAGGTCACAGTATTCACTGGACAATCTGGTGCTGGTAAGTCAACACTTTTGAACCATATCGATCCGGAACTAGCAATTGCCACAGCGGCAATCTCACAAACTTTGAATCGTGGTAAACATACAACTAGACAAGTTTCACTATTTGAAATTTCAGGCGGTTTAGTTGCTGATACACCAGGATTTTCATCACTTGAACTAATTGATATTGATAAAGATGAGTTACCAACTCTTTTCCCTGAATTTGTTAAATATAGTTCTGAGTGTCAATTTAGAGGTTGCCGACACGTTAATGAACCAGGTTGTAAAGTTAAAGAGATGGTTGATTCTGGTAAGATTATGAAGAGTAGATACGATAATTATTTATACTTTTTGAATGAAATCAATTCATACAAAAAACGATATTAA
- the rpmB gene encoding 50S ribosomal protein L28, whose protein sequence is MAKDIITGRKTVFGNKRSHALNQSKRSWKPNLQKVRILVDGKPKRVWVSARALKSGKVTRV, encoded by the coding sequence ATGGCAAAAGATATTATTACAGGCCGTAAGACTGTGTTCGGTAACAAACGTTCACATGCTCTTAATCAATCAAAACGTTCTTGGAAGCCAAATTTGCAAAAAGTTCGTATTTTAGTTGATGGTAAACCTAAACGCGTTTGGGTTTCAGCAAGAGCTTTGAAATCAGGAAAAGTTACTCGTGTATAA
- the rpe gene encoding ribulose-phosphate 3-epimerase, which yields MTKKIAPSILSADIMNLERDVKIAEKAGADLFHIDIMDGHFVPNMSFSPSVVAGMRSITDKPLDVHMMVDNPDQYIKPVVDAGADTVLIHTESTNHIYRSIELVKSLGAKAGVVVNPGTPLENVKYLFPIIDQILVMTVNPGFGGQKFMPGMLKKIERLDQLRQTTEDDNFTIEVDGGINDETIQQCSEAGADIFVAGSYLFGGEGESEFSDKIQNLRKLAED from the coding sequence ATGACAAAGAAGATTGCACCATCTATACTATCTGCAGACATTATGAACCTTGAAAGAGATGTTAAAATCGCCGAAAAGGCTGGAGCAGATTTGTTCCACATTGATATCATGGACGGACATTTTGTTCCTAACATGTCATTTAGCCCCAGCGTTGTTGCTGGTATGAGAAGTATTACTGATAAGCCATTGGATGTACACATGATGGTTGATAATCCAGATCAATACATTAAACCAGTTGTTGATGCAGGTGCCGACACAGTATTAATTCATACTGAGAGCACGAATCATATTTATCGTTCAATTGAATTGGTAAAAAGTCTAGGAGCAAAGGCCGGAGTTGTTGTTAATCCTGGTACTCCATTAGAGAATGTAAAATATTTATTCCCAATCATCGATCAAATTTTAGTTATGACTGTTAATCCTGGATTTGGTGGACAGAAATTCATGCCAGGTATGCTCAAAAAGATTGAAAGATTAGATCAATTGCGTCAAACAACTGAAGACGATAATTTTACAATCGAGGTTGATGGTGGAATTAATGATGAGACTATTCAACAATGTTCTGAAGCAGGGGCAGATATCTTTGTTGCCGGCTCATATCTATTTGGTGGAGAAGGAGAGTCTGAATTTTCAGATAAAATCCAAAATCTTAGGAAACTAGCGGAAGATTAG